The proteins below are encoded in one region of Juglans microcarpa x Juglans regia isolate MS1-56 chromosome 4D, Jm3101_v1.0, whole genome shotgun sequence:
- the LOC121260553 gene encoding uncharacterized protein LOC121260553 isoform X2: MRCKEIWSRKYPSESFENETDLDVRIPAVTDEELLAEVTKHRFLYSKFSEAYRSEIVYLIAARQRYKGFLHMLQRFSDECSRFVPASDILLMWLTHQSYPTLYAEDLKEMEGDMGKVVTVWESVKEKEVKETKMLWETAFDQPYGKAGGDITLKSEITASVKSPVHWEVSDTDVNTKYKSMLPRFLLEVCLFVKLNLATQQNVTWEFLRLRMLRGHKELKLDKSKSNFHHDSWQKSWNLCCEFGTKGVVLEIFRQGGHCFKGSNLQGTVTFHWNELLRAPSLTLEREVSQQVRIIASITPPVQAPYLLKCVPDRVTDDSGAMISDLILRMNRYRPQEGRWLSRTVLDHARRECFVVRMRVGGGFWRRGGEIPSPVKWEDRIIEIREGSWSYVAGSIGRAPEKVIATATPKEPPEQWKAAWNFSTGDELIIGWESSTSISSLCFYLGNQASPESSVKLLKGRKMQYQLKNIKSESKDEEIQNQNEEDEDGEKDEEEEGFVTIVRFTEENPTGRATALLNWKLLVVELLAEEDAALALLLCLSILISVSKMKKEDLGCLLTRRRLNEAKLGARDWGSVTLHPSSYSSSISSPYLQPWYWNAKAVLMGTDGADLITRQPALNYSPVEGSDDLYKRWILT, from the exons ATGAGATGCAAAGAAATTTGGAGTCGTAAATACCCATCTGAGTCATTCGAGAATGAAACCGATTTAGATGTGCGAATCCCAGCTGTCACAGACGAAGAGTTATTGGCGGAAGTCACAAAACATAGATTCCTGTATTCGAAGTTTTCAGAGGCATATAGGTCTGAAATTGTGTACTTAATTGCAGCAAGGCAGAGGTACAAGGGATTTTTGCATATGTTGCAGAGATTTTCTGATGAGTGTTCTCGTTTCGTGCCTGCATCAGACATCCTACTAATGTGGCTGACACATCAG AGCTACCCAACACTATACGCAGAGGACTTGAAGGAAATGGAGGGTGATATGGGGAAGGTGGTGACTGTGTGGGAAAGTGTGAAGGAAAAAGAGGTGAAAGAGACAAAGATGTTGTGGGAGACGGCATTTGATCAGCCATATGGAAAAGCTGGTGGAGATATAACCTTGAAGTCGGAGATAACTGCCTCAGTCAAATCGCCAGTTCACTGGGAGGTTTCTGATACAGATGTTAACACCAAGTATAAGTCCATGCTACCTAGGTTTTTACTTGAG GTCTGTTTGTTTGTAAAGCTTAACTTGGCCACGCAACAGAATGTTACATGGGAATTTCTTCGTCTTAGAATGTTAAGAGGTCACAAGGAGTTGAAGCTTGATAAAAGCAAGTCCAACTTCCACCATGATTCTTGGCAAAAGTCTTGGAATCTCTGTTGTGAGTTTGGAACCAAGGGCGTCGTACTTGAGATTTTTCGCCAAGGTGGCCACTGCTTTAAAGGAAGTAACCTGCAAGGGACTGTTACATTCCATTGGAATGAATTATTAAGAGCACCCTCTCTAACTTTGGAACGAGAAGTCTCTCAACAAGTTAGAATCATTGCTTCAATTACTCCACCAGTTCAAGCACCATACTTGTTGAAATGTGTCCCTGACAGAGTCACGGATGATTCAGGGGCAATGATATCCGACTTGATTCTCAGAATGAACAGGTATCGGCCTCAAGAAGGCCGTTGGTTGTCAAGAACTGTTCTTGATCATGCAAGAAGAGAGTGTTTTGTTGTGCGAATGAG GGTGGGAGGAGGGTTTTGGAGAAGAGGAGGTGAAATTCCCTCACCTGTGAAATGGGAGGATAGGATTATTGAGATACGTGAAGGTTCATGGTCTTATGTTGCTGGTTCCATTGGTAGAGCTCCTG AGAAAGTGATTGCAACGGCAACACCAAAAGAACCACCAGAACAATGGAAAGCTGCATGGAACTTTTCAACAGGAGATGAACTAATTATTGGGTGGGAATCATCTACATCTATATCAAGCCTGTGTTTCTACCTGGGAAATCAAGCATCTCCTGAATCCTCG GTGAAGCTATTGAAAGGGCGAAAAATGCAGTATCAGTTGAAGAACATCAAGTCAGAGAGCAAAGACGAAGAAATCCAAAATCAAAATGAGGAAGACGAAGATGGAGAGAAAGATGAAGAGGAGGAAGGGTTTGTAACGATTGTTAGGTTCACGGAGGAAAACCCAACTGGAAGAGCTACGGCTCTTTTAAATTGGAAGCTATTGGTGGTTGAATTGTTGGCTGAAGAGGATGCAGCATTAGCCCTTCTTCTATGTCTTTCAATACTCATAAGTGTATCGAAGATGAAAAAGGAAGATCTGGGGTGCTTGTTAACTAGGAGAAGATTAAACGAGGCAAAGCTTGGAGCTAGAGATTGGGGTTCTGTAACACTTCATCCTTCTTCATATTCCTCCTCTATTTCTTCACCTTATCTTCAACCTTGGTACTGGAATGCCAAGGCAGTACTGATGGGAACAGATGGAGCTGATCTCATCACAAGGCAACCAGCTCTGAATTACTCACCTGTGGAAGGAAGTGATGACTTGTACAAGCGATGGATTTTAACATGA
- the LOC121260553 gene encoding uncharacterized protein LOC121260553 isoform X1 encodes MSDSRNSSEISGTMSGRSLGGIPEVEAILVGVDLVSAARRNIAFLRIVADTQWLHEKATVVEAIRRYNELWMPLVSDLTVVGSAPPLVLPPLDVEWVWFCHTLNPVSYRQYCELRFSKLIGKPAIFNEGNEEYALMRCKEIWSRKYPSESFENETDLDVRIPAVTDEELLAEVTKHRFLYSKFSEAYRSEIVYLIAARQRYKGFLHMLQRFSDECSRFVPASDILLMWLTHQSYPTLYAEDLKEMEGDMGKVVTVWESVKEKEVKETKMLWETAFDQPYGKAGGDITLKSEITASVKSPVHWEVSDTDVNTKYKSMLPRFLLEVCLFVKLNLATQQNVTWEFLRLRMLRGHKELKLDKSKSNFHHDSWQKSWNLCCEFGTKGVVLEIFRQGGHCFKGSNLQGTVTFHWNELLRAPSLTLEREVSQQVRIIASITPPVQAPYLLKCVPDRVTDDSGAMISDLILRMNRYRPQEGRWLSRTVLDHARRECFVVRMRVGGGFWRRGGEIPSPVKWEDRIIEIREGSWSYVAGSIGRAPEKVIATATPKEPPEQWKAAWNFSTGDELIIGWESSTSISSLCFYLGNQASPESSVKLLKGRKMQYQLKNIKSESKDEEIQNQNEEDEDGEKDEEEEGFVTIVRFTEENPTGRATALLNWKLLVVELLAEEDAALALLLCLSILISVSKMKKEDLGCLLTRRRLNEAKLGARDWGSVTLHPSSYSSSISSPYLQPWYWNAKAVLMGTDGADLITRQPALNYSPVEGSDDLYKRWILT; translated from the exons ATGTCGGATAGTCGTAACAGTTCCGAAATTTCGGGTACCATGTCGGGAAGAAGCCTCGGCGGGATACCGGAAGTGGAAGCGATACTAGTTGGGGTAGATCTCGTCTCAGCTGCCAGGCGAAATATCGCGTTCTTGAGGATTGTGGCTGATACTCAGTGGCTTCATGAGAAAGCGACAGTTGTTGAAGCTATAAGAAG GTACAATGAGCTGTGGATGCCGTTGGTTTCTGATCTGACGGTGGTGGGGTCAGCGCCTCCTTTGGTCCTTCCTCCTCTTGATGTCGAGTGGGTTTGGTTTTGCCACACTTTGAACCCG GTGAGTTACAGGCAATATTGCGAGTTAAGGTTCTCAAAACTCATTGGTAAACCGGCGATTTTTAATGAAGGGAACGAAGAGTATGCATTGATGAGATGCAAAGAAATTTGGAGTCGTAAATACCCATCTGAGTCATTCGAGAATGAAACCGATTTAGATGTGCGAATCCCAGCTGTCACAGACGAAGAGTTATTGGCGGAAGTCACAAAACATAGATTCCTGTATTCGAAGTTTTCAGAGGCATATAGGTCTGAAATTGTGTACTTAATTGCAGCAAGGCAGAGGTACAAGGGATTTTTGCATATGTTGCAGAGATTTTCTGATGAGTGTTCTCGTTTCGTGCCTGCATCAGACATCCTACTAATGTGGCTGACACATCAG AGCTACCCAACACTATACGCAGAGGACTTGAAGGAAATGGAGGGTGATATGGGGAAGGTGGTGACTGTGTGGGAAAGTGTGAAGGAAAAAGAGGTGAAAGAGACAAAGATGTTGTGGGAGACGGCATTTGATCAGCCATATGGAAAAGCTGGTGGAGATATAACCTTGAAGTCGGAGATAACTGCCTCAGTCAAATCGCCAGTTCACTGGGAGGTTTCTGATACAGATGTTAACACCAAGTATAAGTCCATGCTACCTAGGTTTTTACTTGAG GTCTGTTTGTTTGTAAAGCTTAACTTGGCCACGCAACAGAATGTTACATGGGAATTTCTTCGTCTTAGAATGTTAAGAGGTCACAAGGAGTTGAAGCTTGATAAAAGCAAGTCCAACTTCCACCATGATTCTTGGCAAAAGTCTTGGAATCTCTGTTGTGAGTTTGGAACCAAGGGCGTCGTACTTGAGATTTTTCGCCAAGGTGGCCACTGCTTTAAAGGAAGTAACCTGCAAGGGACTGTTACATTCCATTGGAATGAATTATTAAGAGCACCCTCTCTAACTTTGGAACGAGAAGTCTCTCAACAAGTTAGAATCATTGCTTCAATTACTCCACCAGTTCAAGCACCATACTTGTTGAAATGTGTCCCTGACAGAGTCACGGATGATTCAGGGGCAATGATATCCGACTTGATTCTCAGAATGAACAGGTATCGGCCTCAAGAAGGCCGTTGGTTGTCAAGAACTGTTCTTGATCATGCAAGAAGAGAGTGTTTTGTTGTGCGAATGAG GGTGGGAGGAGGGTTTTGGAGAAGAGGAGGTGAAATTCCCTCACCTGTGAAATGGGAGGATAGGATTATTGAGATACGTGAAGGTTCATGGTCTTATGTTGCTGGTTCCATTGGTAGAGCTCCTG AGAAAGTGATTGCAACGGCAACACCAAAAGAACCACCAGAACAATGGAAAGCTGCATGGAACTTTTCAACAGGAGATGAACTAATTATTGGGTGGGAATCATCTACATCTATATCAAGCCTGTGTTTCTACCTGGGAAATCAAGCATCTCCTGAATCCTCG GTGAAGCTATTGAAAGGGCGAAAAATGCAGTATCAGTTGAAGAACATCAAGTCAGAGAGCAAAGACGAAGAAATCCAAAATCAAAATGAGGAAGACGAAGATGGAGAGAAAGATGAAGAGGAGGAAGGGTTTGTAACGATTGTTAGGTTCACGGAGGAAAACCCAACTGGAAGAGCTACGGCTCTTTTAAATTGGAAGCTATTGGTGGTTGAATTGTTGGCTGAAGAGGATGCAGCATTAGCCCTTCTTCTATGTCTTTCAATACTCATAAGTGTATCGAAGATGAAAAAGGAAGATCTGGGGTGCTTGTTAACTAGGAGAAGATTAAACGAGGCAAAGCTTGGAGCTAGAGATTGGGGTTCTGTAACACTTCATCCTTCTTCATATTCCTCCTCTATTTCTTCACCTTATCTTCAACCTTGGTACTGGAATGCCAAGGCAGTACTGATGGGAACAGATGGAGCTGATCTCATCACAAGGCAACCAGCTCTGAATTACTCACCTGTGGAAGGAAGTGATGACTTGTACAAGCGATGGATTTTAACATGA
- the LOC121260553 gene encoding uncharacterized protein LOC121260553 isoform X3, whose product MSDSRNSSEISGTMSGRSLGGIPEVEAILVGVDLVSAARRNIAFLRIVADTQWLHEKATVVEAIRRYNELWMPLVSDLTVVGSAPPLVLPPLDVEWVWFCHTLNPVSYRQYCELRFSKLIGKPAIFNEGNEEYALMRCKEIWSRKYPSESFENETDLDVRIPAVTDEELLAEVTKHRFLYSKFSEAYRSEIVYLIAARQRYKGFLHMLQRFSDECSRFVPASDILLMWLTHQSYPTLYAEDLKEMEGDMGKVVTVWESVKEKEVKETKMLWETAFDQPYGKAGGDITLKSEITASVKSPVHWEVSDTDVNTKYKSMLPRFLLEVCLFVKLNLATQQNVTWEFLRLRMLRGHKELKLDKSKSNFHHDSWQKSWNLCCEFGTKGVVLEIFRQGGHCFKGSNLQGTVTFHWNELLRAPSLTLEREVSQQVRIIASITPPVQAPYLLKCVPDRVTDDSGAMISDLILRMNRYRPQEGRWLSRTVLDHARRECFVVRMRVGGGFWRRGGEIPSPVKWEDRIIEIREGSWSYVAGSIGRAPVQRK is encoded by the exons ATGTCGGATAGTCGTAACAGTTCCGAAATTTCGGGTACCATGTCGGGAAGAAGCCTCGGCGGGATACCGGAAGTGGAAGCGATACTAGTTGGGGTAGATCTCGTCTCAGCTGCCAGGCGAAATATCGCGTTCTTGAGGATTGTGGCTGATACTCAGTGGCTTCATGAGAAAGCGACAGTTGTTGAAGCTATAAGAAG GTACAATGAGCTGTGGATGCCGTTGGTTTCTGATCTGACGGTGGTGGGGTCAGCGCCTCCTTTGGTCCTTCCTCCTCTTGATGTCGAGTGGGTTTGGTTTTGCCACACTTTGAACCCG GTGAGTTACAGGCAATATTGCGAGTTAAGGTTCTCAAAACTCATTGGTAAACCGGCGATTTTTAATGAAGGGAACGAAGAGTATGCATTGATGAGATGCAAAGAAATTTGGAGTCGTAAATACCCATCTGAGTCATTCGAGAATGAAACCGATTTAGATGTGCGAATCCCAGCTGTCACAGACGAAGAGTTATTGGCGGAAGTCACAAAACATAGATTCCTGTATTCGAAGTTTTCAGAGGCATATAGGTCTGAAATTGTGTACTTAATTGCAGCAAGGCAGAGGTACAAGGGATTTTTGCATATGTTGCAGAGATTTTCTGATGAGTGTTCTCGTTTCGTGCCTGCATCAGACATCCTACTAATGTGGCTGACACATCAG AGCTACCCAACACTATACGCAGAGGACTTGAAGGAAATGGAGGGTGATATGGGGAAGGTGGTGACTGTGTGGGAAAGTGTGAAGGAAAAAGAGGTGAAAGAGACAAAGATGTTGTGGGAGACGGCATTTGATCAGCCATATGGAAAAGCTGGTGGAGATATAACCTTGAAGTCGGAGATAACTGCCTCAGTCAAATCGCCAGTTCACTGGGAGGTTTCTGATACAGATGTTAACACCAAGTATAAGTCCATGCTACCTAGGTTTTTACTTGAG GTCTGTTTGTTTGTAAAGCTTAACTTGGCCACGCAACAGAATGTTACATGGGAATTTCTTCGTCTTAGAATGTTAAGAGGTCACAAGGAGTTGAAGCTTGATAAAAGCAAGTCCAACTTCCACCATGATTCTTGGCAAAAGTCTTGGAATCTCTGTTGTGAGTTTGGAACCAAGGGCGTCGTACTTGAGATTTTTCGCCAAGGTGGCCACTGCTTTAAAGGAAGTAACCTGCAAGGGACTGTTACATTCCATTGGAATGAATTATTAAGAGCACCCTCTCTAACTTTGGAACGAGAAGTCTCTCAACAAGTTAGAATCATTGCTTCAATTACTCCACCAGTTCAAGCACCATACTTGTTGAAATGTGTCCCTGACAGAGTCACGGATGATTCAGGGGCAATGATATCCGACTTGATTCTCAGAATGAACAGGTATCGGCCTCAAGAAGGCCGTTGGTTGTCAAGAACTGTTCTTGATCATGCAAGAAGAGAGTGTTTTGTTGTGCGAATGAG GGTGGGAGGAGGGTTTTGGAGAAGAGGAGGTGAAATTCCCTCACCTGTGAAATGGGAGGATAGGATTATTGAGATACGTGAAGGTTCATGGTCTTATGTTGCTGGTTCCATTGGTAGAGCTCCTG TACAGAGAAAGTGA
- the LOC121259588 gene encoding F-box/kelch-repeat protein At3g06240-like, which yields MDKKAQMYIVGSCNGLVCLHDNCSWNNTLLWNPATKETKVVPISNMPRLSADYDFVVLNGIGFGFDAKTHDYKIIKNFRLYEPDSYLEPYFPIICMCHSELYSLRTDSWRQIDSVPCHIWDSTRGMRTNQNGIGTWWASGDDDTNWQGILSFDITNEVFLKTPLPDGSDIGYSNDKYLEYFLLNELVALGISWKVIGEEGSQMWWDIWLLHEYGVTESWTKLFRVGPLTGVFQPLEYWRNDIIFWEKDDGQLALYDPSTKEMTNLQIDGELLSLQIIPYMESLVSIRGANDIV from the coding sequence ATGGACAAGAAAGCACAGATGTATATCGTGGGCTCTTGTAATGGTCTCGTTTGTCTTCACGATAACTGTAGTTGGAATAATACTCTATTATGGAACCCTGCAACTAAAGAAACAAAGGTTGTCCCCATATCAAACATGCCTCGCCTTTCTGCCGACTATGATTTTGTCGTCCTTAACGGCATCGGGTTTGGTTTTGATGCCAAAACTCACGACTACAAGATAATCAAAAATTTCCGACTCTACGAACCCGACTCTTACTTAGAACCATACTTTCCGATAATCTGCATGTGCCATAGTGAGCTATATAGCTTAAGAACCGATTCTTGGAGACAAATTGACAGCGTCCCTTGTCACATTTGGGATTCTACTAGAGGTATGAGGACAAACCAGAATGGCATAGGTACTTGGTGGGCATCGGGTGATGATGATACAAATTGGCAAGGTATTTTGTCATTTGACATAACCAATGAGGTATTCCTAAAAACTCCATTGCCGGATGGTAGCGATATAGGGTATTCTAATGATAAATATCTAGAGTATTTCTTGTTGAATGAATTGGTTGCTTTGGGTATTTCTTGGAAAGTTATAGGCGAAGAGGGGTCGCAAATGTGGTGGGATATATGGTTGTTGCATGAATATGGGGTTACGGAGTCTTGGACAAAGTTGTTCAGGGTTGGTCCTCTTACTGGAGTTTTTCAACCATTAGAATATTGGAGGAATGATATTATATTCTGGGAAAAAGATGATGGACAACTCGCCTTGTATGACCCCTCTACCAAAGAGATGACGAATCTTCAAATTGATGGAGAATTACTCTCGTTGCAGATCATTCCTTACATGGAAAGCCTAGTTTCTATAAGGGGAGCAAATGATATAGTATGA